The Amycolatopsis sp. DG1A-15b genome contains the following window.
GTCAACGGTACGGGCATAACGCCTTCGCCGCAGGATGGTCACCGGTTGGGTGGTTTGAACACCGCAAAGGGGTCGGTGATCTGCATGCCCTTGCCGGCGAAGGAGAACAACGCCGCGGGACGGCCGCCCGCGCGGCCCGGCGCGGCCGTGTGGCCGGTCGGCACCAGCAGCCCGCGGCGGGACAGCACCCGCTGCAGGTTGGTCGCCGAGACGCGGTAGCCCAGCGCCGCCGAATACAGGCCGCGCAGCGCCGAAATCGTGAAGTCGTCCGGCGCCAGTGCGAAGCCGAGGTTCGTGTACGAAAGCTTCGACCGCAGCCGGTCGCGGGCGCGCAGCACGATCGCCTCGTGGTCGAACGCCGTGCGCGGCAGCTTCGCGACGTCGTGCCACTCGGTGTCCTCGGGCACCTCGGGGTCGACATCGGACGGAACCAGGCCGAGGAACGCCGTCGCCACCACCCGGGGCCCCGGGACGCGGTCCGGGTCGCTGAACACCGCGAGCTGCTCGACGTGCTTGAGCTGGCGGACGTCCACCTTCTCGGCGAGCTGGCGCCGGATCGACGTCTCGACGTCCTCGTCGGGCCGCAGCCGGCCGCCCGGCAGCGACCAGCGGCCGAGGTGCGGGTCGAGCGCGCGCCGCCACAACAGCACCCGCAGTGTGTCCGAGCGCACTTGAAGGACCGCGCCCAAAACCTCGTGGGCCAAGGGGGCCTGGGTGTTAAGATGACTTCGCACGGTTTTCGATTGTAAGGCGAAAACCGGAGACAGGTCCAGGAGGGCCAACATGACTTCGACGCTCGAACAAGACCTCACCCCCTACGGCGGGGTCGAGGCGAACGCGGCCTGGGCGGAGGAGGTGCGGCGCCTGGCGAAGCAGCGCGACGCGGTCCTGCTCGCGCACAACTACCAGGTCCCGGAGATCCAGGACATCGCCGACCACACCGGCGACTCCCTCGCGCTCAGCCGCATCGCGGCGAGCAGTGACGCGTCCACCATCGTCTTCTGCGGCGTGCACTTCATGGCCGAGACCGCGAAGATCCTGGCGCCGGAAAAGACGGTCCTGATCCCGGACGCGCGGGCCGGCTGCTCGCTGGCCGACTCCATCACCGGCGCCGAGCTGCGCGCCTGGAAGGCCGAGCACCCGGGCGCGGTGGTCGTCTCCTACGTGAACACCACGGCCGAGGTCAAGGCCGAGACCGACATCTGCTGCACGTCCTCGAACGCCGTCGACGTCGTCGCCTCCATCCCCGCTGACCAGGAGGTTCTCTTCCTTCCGGACCAGTTCCTCGGTGCCCACGTCAAGCGCGTCACCGGCCGGGAGAACGTGCACGTCTGGGCCGGGGAGTGCCACGTCCACGCGGGCATCAACGGTGCCGAGCTGGCCGAGCGCGCGGCCGCGGAGCCGGAGGCCGACCTGTTCATCCACCCGGAGTGCGGCTGCGCGACGTCGGCGCTCTACCTGGCCGGCGAGGGTGCCGTGGCGCCGGAGCGGGTCAAGATCCTCTCCACCGGCGACATGGTCCACGAGGCTCGTGACACGAAGGCCAAGACCGTGCTGGTGGCCACCGAGATCGGCATGATCCACCAGCTCCGCAAGGCGGCCCCGGGCATCGACTTCCGCGCGGTGAACGACCGCGCGTCCTGCCGGTACATGAAGATGATCACGCCCGCGGCGCTGCTGCGCTGCCTGCGTGACGGCCTCGACGAGGTCCACGTCGACGTCGAGACGGCCGCCCGCGCGCGGGCTTCGGTGCAGCGGATGATCGAGATCGGGCAGCCCGGCGGCGGCGAATGACCCCGCCGGTTAATGACCCACGGGCGAAAACCCCCGTGTGGGAAGCGCGCGCCGACCTGGTCGTGATCGGCAGCGGCGTCGCGGGGTTGACCGCGGCGCTGCGGGCGCAGGCCCTCGGGCTGCACGTCCTGGTGATCACCAAGGCCGCCGTCGCGGACGGCAACACGCGCTGGGCCCAGGGCGGCGTCGCCGTGGTCCTGGAAGACCAGCACGACCTCGACGACTCCGTCGCCAAGCACGCCGAGGACACGCTCACCGCGGGTGCCGGCCTGTGCGACGAGCCGGCGGTGCGCGCGATCCTCGACGGCGGCCCCGCCGCGGTCGCCCGGCTGCGGGCCGACGGCGCGCGGTTCGACGCTTCCGGGAACGGCCTGCTCGCGCGGGCCCGCGAGGGCGGGCACAGCGCGTTCCGCGTGATCCACGCGGGCGGTGACGCGACCGGCGCCGAAGTCGAACGCGCCCTGGTCGCGCAGGCCGGGCAGGCGGGGGTGCCGGTGCTGGAGCACCACATCGCCGTCGACGCGCTGCTCACCCCCGGCGGGCGGGTCGCCGGTGTGACGGTGCTCGACCGCCACGGTGTGCCCGGCGCCGTCCGCGCATCGGCCGTGCTGGTGGCCAGCGGCGGGCTCGGGCAGCTCTACCAGGCGACGTCGAACCCGGAGATCGCCACCGGCGACGGCCTCGCGCTCGCGCTGCGGGCCGGCGCGACCGTGGCGGACATCGAGTTCGTGCAGTTCCACCCGACCGTGCTCTATACCCCGGGCGCGCGCGGCCGCTGCCCGCTGGTCACCGAGGCGGTGCGCGGGGAGGGCGCGACGCTGGTCGACGGCGCCGGCCTGCCGGTGATGCGGGGTGTGCACCCGCTCGGCGACCTCGCGCCGCGCGACGTCGTCTCGGCGGCGATCACGCGGCGGATGGGGACCGCGCCGGGCGGGGTCGACGACCACGTCTTCCTCGACGCGACTTCGATCGCGGGGTTCGCGCAGCGGTTCCCGACGGTCTTCGCGGCGTGCGCGGCGCTGGGCCTCGACCCCGCGGTGGACCCGATCCCGGTGACCCCGGCGGCGCACTTCTCGTGCGGCGGCGTGGTGACCACTGTGGACGGACGCTCGTCGGTGGCCGGGCTGTACGCGGCCGGCGAGGTCGCGCGGACCGGGCTGCACGGCGCGAACCGGCTGGCGTCCAACAGCTTGCTCGAAGGCCTGGTCGTCGGGCAGCGCGTGGCGGAGGCCGTCGCGGCGGACCTCGCGGCCGGGTTGCTGGCCGATCCGGCGCGCGGGCGGCTGCCGTCGCGGACCACCGCGCCGGCGGCGGAACGCGACTCCCTGCAGCGCGTGATGAGCCGGTACGCGGCGATCGGCCGGGACGCCGACGGGCTGGCGGCGGCCGGTTCCGTGCTCGATCTGTCGGTTTCGGACACTCCCTTGTGGACGCACGCGGCGGTCGAGGACGCGGCGCTGACGGTGGTGGCGCAGGCGTTGCTGGCCGCGGCCGTCCGGCGCACCGAGTCGCGGGGCTGTCACGTGCGGTCCGACTTCCCGGCGCGCGACGACGGCTGGCGGCGCAGCCAGCACATCCGGCTCAGCCCGTCCGGCCAGCCCGTGCTGGCCGACCCGATCACCCTGGAGGGCGTGGCATGACGTTCCCCATCTCCGAAGCCGTCCGCCGGCTGATCGCGGCGGCGGGCCTCGACGTCGACGACGTCACGCGCGTGGTCACCACGGCGCTCGGCGAGGACCTGCGGTACGGGCCGGACGCGACGACGGCGTCGACGGTGCCGGCCGACGCGACCGCCGTCGCCGAGCTGACCCCACGGGTCGACGGCGTGGTCGCCGGCCTGCCGGTC
Protein-coding sequences here:
- a CDS encoding L-aspartate oxidase; its protein translation is MTPPVNDPRAKTPVWEARADLVVIGSGVAGLTAALRAQALGLHVLVITKAAVADGNTRWAQGGVAVVLEDQHDLDDSVAKHAEDTLTAGAGLCDEPAVRAILDGGPAAVARLRADGARFDASGNGLLARAREGGHSAFRVIHAGGDATGAEVERALVAQAGQAGVPVLEHHIAVDALLTPGGRVAGVTVLDRHGVPGAVRASAVLVASGGLGQLYQATSNPEIATGDGLALALRAGATVADIEFVQFHPTVLYTPGARGRCPLVTEAVRGEGATLVDGAGLPVMRGVHPLGDLAPRDVVSAAITRRMGTAPGGVDDHVFLDATSIAGFAQRFPTVFAACAALGLDPAVDPIPVTPAAHFSCGGVVTTVDGRSSVAGLYAAGEVARTGLHGANRLASNSLLEGLVVGQRVAEAVAADLAAGLLADPARGRLPSRTTAPAAERDSLQRVMSRYAAIGRDADGLAAAGSVLDLSVSDTPLWTHAAVEDAALTVVAQALLAAAVRRTESRGCHVRSDFPARDDGWRRSQHIRLSPSGQPVLADPITLEGVA
- a CDS encoding NUDIX domain-containing protein, producing MRSDTLRVLLWRRALDPHLGRWSLPGGRLRPDEDVETSIRRQLAEKVDVRQLKHVEQLAVFSDPDRVPGPRVVATAFLGLVPSDVDPEVPEDTEWHDVAKLPRTAFDHEAIVLRARDRLRSKLSYTNLGFALAPDDFTISALRGLYSAALGYRVSATNLQRVLSRRGLLVPTGHTAAPGRAGGRPAALFSFAGKGMQITDPFAVFKPPNR
- the nadA gene encoding quinolinate synthase NadA, which gives rise to MTSTLEQDLTPYGGVEANAAWAEEVRRLAKQRDAVLLAHNYQVPEIQDIADHTGDSLALSRIAASSDASTIVFCGVHFMAETAKILAPEKTVLIPDARAGCSLADSITGAELRAWKAEHPGAVVVSYVNTTAEVKAETDICCTSSNAVDVVASIPADQEVLFLPDQFLGAHVKRVTGRENVHVWAGECHVHAGINGAELAERAAAEPEADLFIHPECGCATSALYLAGEGAVAPERVKILSTGDMVHEARDTKAKTVLVATEIGMIHQLRKAAPGIDFRAVNDRASCRYMKMITPAALLRCLRDGLDEVHVDVETAARARASVQRMIEIGQPGGGE